The nucleotide window GGGGCCGCGTTCATGGTCGAGTTCGACGAGATGAGCAGGAACGCGTGGGACACCATCCTCGACATCAATCTCAACGGCGTGTTCAACTGCACCCACGCAGCGAGCGACGCGCTGAAAGACGGCGGCGGGTCCGTCGTGAACGTCTCCAGCGTCCGCGGGCAGGAAGCCTCGCCCAACGAGACGCACTACGGCGCGGCGAAGGCCGCGGTCGAGAACTTCACGAAGTCGCTCGCCCACGAGTGGGCCGAGGACGACGTGCGGGTCAACTGTGTCGCGCCGGGGTTCATCGCCACGAAGAGTGCCGTCTCGGCGGGCGACGTCGACCCCGCCGGCATCGACCGCTCGGCCGTCGACCGCCGCATCGGCCGCGTCGAGGAGATCGCCGACGTGGTCGAGTTCCTCGTCAGCGACGCCGCCTCGTTCGTCATCGGCGAGGTTCTCACCGTCCGCGGCGTCCCGACCCACTCCGAGAAACCCGAGCGATAGGTCGGTGTGACAACCCAAGACACAGTTTTTTGAGGGTCCCCACGAGAGAGCGCGTATGCACGTCGCAATCGTCGGCGGCGGCGGAACCATCGGTTCGACAGTCGCGTTCGCGCTCCGTCACGGGCGGTCCGACCCCGACATCACGCTGTTGGATACCGACGGCGACGCCGCCCGCGGCCACGGAATCGACATCCAACACAGCGGGACCCACGGGGACGACGTGACCGGGACGGTCCGCGGTGGCCCCGTCTCGGTGGACGCGCTCGCAGACGCGGACTGCGTGGTCGTCACCGCGAGCGCGCCACGCCAACGGGGCGGCGACCAGCGCGGCGGCCGCGAGACGTACCTCCCCGAGAACGTCCCCGTCGCCGAATCCGTCGCCGAGGCACTCCGTGGTATCGACCCCGTGCCCGTCCTCGTCGTCACGAATCCCCTCGACTGGATGGTACAGCGGCTGTCAGACCTCGTCGGGTGGGACCGCTCGTGGTTCCTCGGCTACGCGCTCTCCGAGACTGCCCGCACCGCACACGGCCTCGCGGCGCGCCGTGACGTGCCGCCTGCGTCCGTCGAGGTACCGACCGTGGGCCAGCACGGCGAACACGTCGTGCCGGTGTTCTCGCGGGCGACCATCGACGGCCAGTCGGTGACCGTGACGGACGACGAGCGTGACGACCTCGTCGATTACGTGCGCGAAATTCCGTACGACATCGTCCAGATGCGGGGCGCGGCCGACTCGTCGCGCTGGGTGACGGGGGCCGGCGTCGCGCGCACCGTCGAGACGATACTCGATGCTCGGGAGGACGTGCTGTGCCTCTCGACGCCCCTCGACGGCGAGTACGGCGAGTCCGACGTGGCACTCGCGGTGCCCGTCGAAGTGAGCGACGCCGGCGTGACGACCATCCGCGAGTGGTCGCTCTCGGAGTGGGAACGCGAGCGGTTCGCCGAGGGGGCAGACGCCGTGCGTGCCACGCTCGCGGCCCACCGGTAGCGGGGGAACCTTCTTGTCCCGTCCCCGAATTGGCACCGACAAATGACCGAATCGAACCCGGACTACGGGCGCGCCCAGTCGGAAGCCCTCCGCGACGGCACGGAACTACTCTCGTGGCTGGACATCGCAATCGAGAGCGTCGACGACGGGACGGCGACGCTGACGCTCCCGCACAGCGAGCATGTCGTGAACGCCGGGACGGACTTCGTCCACGGCGGGGCCGTCGCCACGCTCGTCGACAACGCCGCCGGGACGGCACTGCGGACGGTGCTCTCGAACCCCGAGACGGCGGACTACGCGACGGCGGACCTGAACGTCTCGTATCTCCGCCCGTCGACGGATGACCTGCGAGCGGACGCGGAGATACGGCGCGCCGGGTCCTCGCTGGCGGTCATCCAAGTCGAAGTGACCACCCAGTACAAGGGTGAACGCAAGACGGTGGCACTCGGGCGCGTCTCCTACTTCGTCGTCAGCGACGAGTGACCGTCGGTACTGTTATTGCCCAGAGCGCGGTGAACGGCGTATGGGCGACAGCACGAGCCCGCTCAACGGAACACGCGTCGTCGAAGTCGGGAACATCGTCGCCGCACCGTTCGCCAGCCTGCTGCTGGCCGATCTCGGTGCGGACGTGGTGAAGGTCGAACACCCGGAGACGGGCGACGTGGTCCGCGAGGCTGGTACGAGCGGCGAGGCGATTATCGACGCCTTCAGCCGGAACAAACGCTCGCTGGCACTGGACCTCCAGTCCGAGGCGGGACGGGACGCCTACCGTGACCTCGTGGCGACGGCTGACGTGGTAATCGAGAACCTCGGTCCCGGCGTAGTGGACCGCCTTGGCGTCGGCTACGATGACCTCGCGCGCGATAATCCCGGCCTCGTCTACCTCTCCATCAAAGGCTTCTTCGACGGGCCGTACGGCGACCGACCGGGGATGGACATGGTCGCGGAAGCCATGTCCGGTCTCTCGGCGATGACGGGCGAACCGGGGGGCAAACCGCTCCGCGTCGGCACGTCCATCGCCGACATCGGCGCGGCACTGTACGGAACCATCGGCGTCCTCACCGCGCTCCGGGAGCGTGACGCCACCGGCGAGGGACAGCGAGTAGACGCCTCGCTGTTCGCTTCGGCGACCCAGTGGATGGGATACTGGATGACCTACGCCGACATCACCGGGTCGGACCACCCCGCGCTCGGGTCCTCTCATCCCTCGTTCGCGCTGTACGACATCTTCGAGACGGACCGAGCGGACGAACTCGTGTTCGTCGGCGTGACGACGGAGCGTCACTGGCCCGCCTTCTGTCGCGCCACGGGGATGGAGGAACTGCTCGCCGACGAACGCTTCGAGACGGCCGCCGCCCGCCACGAACACGAGGACGCGCTCGTCGAGACAGTCCAGTCGAACCTGCGGGAGTGGGACCGCACCGAACTGGTCGACGCACTCAGCGAGGAGGGCGTTCCGGCCGCGCCGGTCAACCAGCCGTCGGACCTGCTGGACGACCCGCACCTCGAAGCGACTGGGCTCCTCGCAGAGTTCGAGGGGGTGGAAGGTGGGCGACGGCGGACGGCGATGACGCCGGTTCGTGGCAACCGGATGGAGGCGACACAGCGACGCGACCCGCCCGCACTCGGGGAACACAGTCGGGAGATACTGACGGAACTCGGTTACGACGAGGGAACCGTCGCGGACCTCGTGTCGGCGGGCGTCGTTGCCGAGGACGGCCGGGAGTAACGTTTTTGAGGAGTGGTATCATCTGTCAGCCCGACACATGACCCGCAGCATGGACGACGTCGTGGTAGCGTGCGCTCTCACCGGCGCGATTCACACCCCGTCGATGTCAGAACACCTCCCGGTGACGCCGGACGAGATAATCGAGGAGGGTATCGCAGCCGCCGAGGCGGGGGCGAGCATCATCCACATCCACGTCCGGGACCCGGAGACGGGCGAACCGGTAAGCGACCTCGACCTGTTCCGCGAGGTGGCGTCGGGCATCAAGAGTGAGACGGATGCCATCGTCCAGCCGACGACCGGGGGCGGGATGAACCAGACCGTCGAGGAGCGGATGGCCGTCGTGCCAGAACTGGAGCCCGAGATGGCCTCCTGCAACATGGGGAGCATGAACTTCGGCCTGTACCCGATGATTCGGGGCGTCGAGGAGTTCGAGTACGACTGGGAGGAGGCGTACCTCGACAACACGTGGGACCACATCTTCCCGAACACCTTCGAGTCGCTCAAGACTGCCTTCGAGATGTTCGACGAGCATGGGACGATGCCGGAGTTGGAGTGTTACGACGTGGGCCACATCCACAACGCGAAGCACTTCGTGGACGCCGGAATCCTCGACACGCCGATTCACCTCCAGTTCGTCATGGGTATCCACGGCGGCATCGGCGCGGACCAGTCCCACCTCCAACACATGGCCGAGACTGTCGAACGGCTGTTCGGCGACGACGCCTCCTGGAGCGTCATCGGTGCCGGGCGGATGCAGTTCCCCTTGGGAACCCAAGCCGTCTCGATGGGGGCGAACGTCCGCGTCGGCTTGGAGGACAACCTCTACCTCGAACGCGGCACGCTCGCCGAGAGCAACGCCGAGCAAGTCGAGAAAATCGTCGATTTAGCGTGGGACGTGGCCGGACGCGAACCCGCCTCACCCGCGCAGGTCCGGGAGTTCCTCGGCCTCAAAGGGCAGGACGCAGTGAACTTCTGACTGCAGTCAGTCCAGATAGCTCCGTTCCAGTCCGCGGACGAGGCGCGTGACGAGTTCGTTCGCGGGCACGTCGACGCCTTCCTCGTGAGCGATGTCCACGACGGCACCGTTCACGGCGTCGATTTCCGTCTTCCGCCCCGCCAGCACGTCCTGCAGCATGCTCGACCGGTGCCCGGCGGACCCCTCGCAGGTCCGCAGCACGGTGTCGAGGAAGTCCTCGTCGGGCAGGTCGATGCCCCGTGCGGCCGCGACGGCCTCGGCTTCGGTGACGATGCGGTCCATCAGGTCGACCAGTGCCTCGTCGGCGGCGAGTTGCCCGTTGGGGAGCCGCGTCAGTGCCGCGAGGGGTTTGATAGGGAGGCTGATGAGTTGTTTCCGCCAGATTGTCACGCGGGGGTCGTCGGTCGTCTCCACCGGAAACCCGGCGTCCGAGAGGATGGCCGCGACGCGGGCCGTCGCCTCGCCGTCCGCGCCGCCGAACGTCGAAACGCCGTTCCCGGTGTGCTCCACGAGTCCGGGTTCTTCGACCACCGCACCCTGGTACGTGACGCCCGCGAGCGCGCGCTCCTCGCCGACGTGGTCACACAGTGCCTCGTAGTGACCGAGGCCGTTCTGGAGCGAGAGGACAGTCGTCTCCGGTCCGATGCAGGCGGCGTGCTGGTCGAGTGCCGTCCCGGTCTGGTGGGCCTTCACGAACACCAGCGCGAGGTCCACGTGCCCGGCGGCGGCCGCGTCCGTGGTCGCGGGCACCGACACCTCGACCGTCTCGGTGTCGTCGAGGTCGCTCTCGATGCGGAGGCCCGCGTCGTTGATGGCGTCGACGTAGGCCTGTCTGTAGTGGAGGAGCGTCACGTCGTGGCCGTCGGCGGCGAGGCGGCCGCCGAACAGACAGCCGAGTGCCCCGGCACCGATGACGGCTACCTGCACGAGTCGACCTCCTCGCTCGGTCGGAGTGGCGTCATGTACCGTGACAGCGCGTTCTCGGTCTTAAAGCCACCGGGCGGGGCGGTACGTTTATTCCCGTCGCGCGGCCTTTCACCGGTACGAGTCTCATGACAGCTACCACCCCAGTCGCGGGCGCGTGGGACACCCACGTCCACGCCGGCCCGGACGTTCGGCCGCGGAAACACGACGCGCTGACCCTCGCCCGGAAAGCGACAGCGATGGGAATGGGCGGATTGGTACTGAAGAACCACCACCTCCCGACGGCGATGCTCGCGGCCACCGTCGAGCGTGACGACGACGTGGACATCGACGTTGCCGGAATGATAGTCCTCAATCGGTCCGTCGGCGGCCTCAACGTCGACGCCGTGACGGCCGCGGGCGAGATGGGGGCGGTGCGGGTCGAACTCCCGACGATGACCGCCAGACGGAACATGCTCGACCAAGGCGAACCCGAGACGGTAGACCTGCTGGACGAGTCGGGGTCGCTCTCGGCGACAGCACGGGACGTACTGGACGAGACGCTCGCCTACGACATGGCCGTCGGCACCGGCCACATCGGCGTCGAGGAGACGCGGCAGGTTGTCGAATACGTCACCGACGCGGGCGGCGACGTAGTGGTCACCCACCCCGAGTTCCACGCCGCGCGCGACGGCGTGGGACTGACACCCGAGGAGCAAGCAGAACTCGCCACCGAGGGCGTCTACTACGAGCGGTGTTACGTCACCACGGCCGACGGGATTACCTCGCTGTTCCGCGACGACGCACCGCAGGCGGCCTCCGACGCCTTCGAACCCGGTGCGATGTTCGAGGAAATCGTCACCGCCATCGAGCAGACCGGCCCCGAGCGAAACTTCGTCTCGACGGACTACGGCCAACCGGACCGCGAGTCCCCACCGGCGGGACTGGGCGAGTTCCACGAGCGACTGCGGGCGGCCGGCGTCTCCGCGTCCGACCTCGACCGAATGGCCCGCCAGAACCCGGCGGCCGTCTTCGGAGGTGCGTGAGGATGGACATCGGCCTGATGGCACTCACACAGCACCCGAACGACCGCGACCCAGCGAGGTGTATGGACGAGATAGTTCGGCAGGCCCGGGCCGCCTCGGACCACGGGTTCGCGTCGCTGTTCGTCGGCGAACACCGCTTCACCGACGACATCTACTTCGACAACTTCACCGCACTCGCTCGGGCCGCCGGGGCCGTCCGGGACGAGATGCTGGTGGGCACGAGCGTCTGCCTGCTCCCCCTTCACCATCCGGGTCTAGTGGCCGAACGGGCCGCCACACTCGACGCCATCACCGACGGGTCGTTCGTCCTCGGGGCCGCCGCAGGCTACCGTGACCAGGAGTTCGCAACGCTCGGCATCGACAAGGACGAGCGACAGGGCCGCGTCACGGAGAGCGTCGAGGTACTCCGGCAGTTGTGGACCACCGAAGACGCCACGTACGACGGCGAGTTCTACGACTACGAGAACGTCACCGCCCACCCCCAGCCAGTACAGGAACCATACCTACCGATTTGGCTCGGCGGGTCCGCGCCCGCGGCCGTCCGGCGGGCGGCGAACCGCGGCGACGCGTGGCTCATCGACCCCGTCTCGACGGTGGAGAAGTTGGAGAAGGCGACCGGTCTCTACGAGCGCGAACTGGACGAAGACCCGGACTGTCGCCCCATCCGGCGGGACATCTACGTCGCCGAGACCACAGAGGACGCCGTCGAGACGGCGATGCCCTACCTCTTGGACAAGTACGACTCGCTGGCGGAGTGGGGGGCCGCGGACGAGGGACCGGACGACGACAGAGAACGGTTCGAGGCGGCCCGCGAGGGGCGGTACCTCGTCGGGTCACCGGACGACGTGGTGGCAGAACTGGAGGAACTGCACGACCGTATCGGCGTCGACCACGTCGTCGCCCGGGTCCAGTGGCCCGGCATGGCCCACGAGACGGCGATGGGCGCACTCGAACTGCTCGGAAACGAGGTACAGCCCCGCGTCGAAAGTATCTGATTTTGACACAAGATTCTTGTGTCGACATTGCGGGGTATATTGGTATGGACCGGCAAGCACTGGATGGAGTAGACGTAGTTACCCTCGGGCAGATATACAACGGCCCGTACTGTGCTATGCTGCTCTCGTATCTCGGGGCCGACGTGACGAAGATAGAGCCACCGGACGGCGAACCACTCCGTGCCCGTGTCGACGAGGGCGAACCGCCGGAGTTCGTGATGCTCAATTCGAACAAGGAGGGCATCACGCTCAACCTCAAGAGCGAGCGCGGGAAGGAACTGTTCAAGAAACTCGTCAGCGACGCAGACGTGCTGGTGGAGAACTACTCCGTCGAGACGATGGAGCGTCTGGGCTTGGACTACGACACGCTGAAAGCGGACAATCCAGAGCTCATCTACGCACACGGGAGCGGGTTCGGCGAGGACGGCCCGTACCGGAAGTACCCGGCGATGGACCTCACGATTCAGGCCATCGGTGGCGTGATGGACGTGACGGGGTTCCCCGACGGCCCGCCGGTCAAGGCGGGCATCGCCGTCGGCGACTTCATGGGCGGCATCCACCTGATGGCCGGTATCGTGACGGCCCTCTACCAGCGCGAGATTACCGGCGAGGGACAGTACGTCGAGGTGAGCATGCACGACGCCGTCTACCCCACGCTGATGTCGCCCCTCGGCGCGTACCACAACGACGACGACGCGCCCCCGCGGACCGGTAACCGCCACAGCGGACTGGCACAGAGTCCGTACAACGTCTACGAGGCGTCCGACGGCTACGTCGCCATCTTCGGCGTGACTAACGACCACTGGCACGCCCTGCTCGAAGTCATCGGGCGCGAGGACCTCGTCGGAGACGAGCGGTACGACACGAACGTCAAACGCTCGAACCGTCTCGACGAAGTGGACGAGATGGTCGAAGGCTGGACCAGCGAGCGCGAACGCGACGACATCATCGAGATTCTCATGGACGCCGGTGTCCCCTGTGGCCCGGTCAAG belongs to Halorientalis litorea and includes:
- a CDS encoding SDR family NAD(P)-dependent oxidoreductase — translated: MVTTEFRIPGSVAIVTGSSSGIGKRIAEQFAADGIDTVVCSREQGNVDPVANEINESDRPGRALPIECDVRDEASVESMVERTVEEFGGLDILVNNAGAAFMVEFDEMSRNAWDTILDINLNGVFNCTHAASDALKDGGGSVVNVSSVRGQEASPNETHYGAAKAAVENFTKSLAHEWAEDDVRVNCVAPGFIATKSAVSAGDVDPAGIDRSAVDRRIGRVEEIADVVEFLVSDAASFVIGEVLTVRGVPTHSEKPER
- a CDS encoding malate dehydrogenase, whose product is MHVAIVGGGGTIGSTVAFALRHGRSDPDITLLDTDGDAARGHGIDIQHSGTHGDDVTGTVRGGPVSVDALADADCVVVTASAPRQRGGDQRGGRETYLPENVPVAESVAEALRGIDPVPVLVVTNPLDWMVQRLSDLVGWDRSWFLGYALSETARTAHGLAARRDVPPASVEVPTVGQHGEHVVPVFSRATIDGQSVTVTDDERDDLVDYVREIPYDIVQMRGAADSSRWVTGAGVARTVETILDAREDVLCLSTPLDGEYGESDVALAVPVEVSDAGVTTIREWSLSEWERERFAEGADAVRATLAAHR
- a CDS encoding PaaI family thioesterase, which produces MTESNPDYGRAQSEALRDGTELLSWLDIAIESVDDGTATLTLPHSEHVVNAGTDFVHGGAVATLVDNAAGTALRTVLSNPETADYATADLNVSYLRPSTDDLRADAEIRRAGSSLAVIQVEVTTQYKGERKTVALGRVSYFVVSDE
- a CDS encoding CaiB/BaiF CoA transferase family protein, producing the protein MGDSTSPLNGTRVVEVGNIVAAPFASLLLADLGADVVKVEHPETGDVVREAGTSGEAIIDAFSRNKRSLALDLQSEAGRDAYRDLVATADVVIENLGPGVVDRLGVGYDDLARDNPGLVYLSIKGFFDGPYGDRPGMDMVAEAMSGLSAMTGEPGGKPLRVGTSIADIGAALYGTIGVLTALRERDATGEGQRVDASLFASATQWMGYWMTYADITGSDHPALGSSHPSFALYDIFETDRADELVFVGVTTERHWPAFCRATGMEELLADERFETAAARHEHEDALVETVQSNLREWDRTELVDALSEEGVPAAPVNQPSDLLDDPHLEATGLLAEFEGVEGGRRRTAMTPVRGNRMEATQRRDPPALGEHSREILTELGYDEGTVADLVSAGVVAEDGRE
- a CDS encoding 3-keto-5-aminohexanoate cleavage protein; this encodes MTRSMDDVVVACALTGAIHTPSMSEHLPVTPDEIIEEGIAAAEAGASIIHIHVRDPETGEPVSDLDLFREVASGIKSETDAIVQPTTGGGMNQTVEERMAVVPELEPEMASCNMGSMNFGLYPMIRGVEEFEYDWEEAYLDNTWDHIFPNTFESLKTAFEMFDEHGTMPELECYDVGHIHNAKHFVDAGILDTPIHLQFVMGIHGGIGADQSHLQHMAETVERLFGDDASWSVIGAGRMQFPLGTQAVSMGANVRVGLEDNLYLERGTLAESNAEQVEKIVDLAWDVAGREPASPAQVREFLGLKGQDAVNF
- a CDS encoding ketopantoate reductase family protein produces the protein MQVAVIGAGALGCLFGGRLAADGHDVTLLHYRQAYVDAINDAGLRIESDLDDTETVEVSVPATTDAAAAGHVDLALVFVKAHQTGTALDQHAACIGPETTVLSLQNGLGHYEALCDHVGEERALAGVTYQGAVVEEPGLVEHTGNGVSTFGGADGEATARVAAILSDAGFPVETTDDPRVTIWRKQLISLPIKPLAALTRLPNGQLAADEALVDLMDRIVTEAEAVAAARGIDLPDEDFLDTVLRTCEGSAGHRSSMLQDVLAGRKTEIDAVNGAVVDIAHEEGVDVPANELVTRLVRGLERSYLD
- a CDS encoding DUF6282 family protein; the protein is MTATTPVAGAWDTHVHAGPDVRPRKHDALTLARKATAMGMGGLVLKNHHLPTAMLAATVERDDDVDIDVAGMIVLNRSVGGLNVDAVTAAGEMGAVRVELPTMTARRNMLDQGEPETVDLLDESGSLSATARDVLDETLAYDMAVGTGHIGVEETRQVVEYVTDAGGDVVVTHPEFHAARDGVGLTPEEQAELATEGVYYERCYVTTADGITSLFRDDAPQAASDAFEPGAMFEEIVTAIEQTGPERNFVSTDYGQPDRESPPAGLGEFHERLRAAGVSASDLDRMARQNPAAVFGGA
- a CDS encoding LLM class flavin-dependent oxidoreductase, which gives rise to MDIGLMALTQHPNDRDPARCMDEIVRQARAASDHGFASLFVGEHRFTDDIYFDNFTALARAAGAVRDEMLVGTSVCLLPLHHPGLVAERAATLDAITDGSFVLGAAAGYRDQEFATLGIDKDERQGRVTESVEVLRQLWTTEDATYDGEFYDYENVTAHPQPVQEPYLPIWLGGSAPAAVRRAANRGDAWLIDPVSTVEKLEKATGLYERELDEDPDCRPIRRDIYVAETTEDAVETAMPYLLDKYDSLAEWGAADEGPDDDRERFEAAREGRYLVGSPDDVVAELEELHDRIGVDHVVARVQWPGMAHETAMGALELLGNEVQPRVESI
- a CDS encoding CaiB/BaiF CoA transferase family protein, translating into MDRQALDGVDVVTLGQIYNGPYCAMLLSYLGADVTKIEPPDGEPLRARVDEGEPPEFVMLNSNKEGITLNLKSERGKELFKKLVSDADVLVENYSVETMERLGLDYDTLKADNPELIYAHGSGFGEDGPYRKYPAMDLTIQAIGGVMDVTGFPDGPPVKAGIAVGDFMGGIHLMAGIVTALYQREITGEGQYVEVSMHDAVYPTLMSPLGAYHNDDDAPPRTGNRHSGLAQSPYNVYEASDGYVAIFGVTNDHWHALLEVIGREDLVGDERYDTNVKRSNRLDEVDEMVEGWTSERERDDIIEILMDAGVPCGPVKELDEVAEDPHLKERGMINEIDHPSYGDISVPGLPIRLGDSDLPDIEPSPEKGRDNVEVYGGRLGLSESEIEKLREDGVI